The genomic region aatcactagGAAAATACCCTTCATAATTTTGACAATGAGAAACAAAAGCCAGAactgtaatttgaaaatttttagtATTAATGTGGTGTTGATTACTTCTCTCAaaatttcattaacatttaaatactGTTCACAATGCAATAGCTATATGCCAAACAAGAAACCAAGAGTGAAATCCAGTCCTGCAAACAGTGgcacatatattttattttaagactgaATTGGCCCAATTACAATCTACAGACACGCTCAGGAACAGAGAATAAAAGGTGGATTTTAAAAGCCAGTGTTTGTATGTTTGGGACTAAACAGTGGAAAAATTCCACACTGTCCTTGCTTTAGTTAGGAATTTGAAGATGTCCATAGCTGTAAGCATTTCAGTAGACCTTAAGAGTTTAAGTCTTCAGCGTGTGTCATTCTTAATACGAATGAGGTTTTGTAGTATGGCTATTGATCCCAGTTGCAGCTGTTGACAGTGGTCTGGAAGTTACAAACATATCCCTTTCTGAGGACAATTAAGGGATAAGTACATAACTGCTATATAAACTCTTAGCATGTGAAAGAATATatagaaacagtattttagaaCTCAGATGCTTATGCTCAACCatttagaaaaagcttttattctgAGCTGTAGAAGAAATGTCATGTAGTAACCATGTACCAAATCATCATGACCTTAGATTGCTTGCTGAATTATGAGCCCAGAAATGGTAGAAAAATCTTCACATTAATTTACATCTTAGAAGCCTGGAAACCTACACACACCTATAATATCatatatatttcttcatttcagatcTCTTCCCAGCCATCTATATAATCTTTCAGCAAGTAACTAAGTGCCAGTTCCATATCACATCCACTattgtaaagctttttttctgaccaGGGCCCTCAGAAGAAGAGCTGTTTTTCAGAGGAGAAGaacagactttgaaaaaaagaaaacaagtaactGACACAGAGAAGTGGCAAAAGAAACTGCAAGAGAACTGGGAAAACTGCGCTGTAAAACTTTCACATTAACGTTTTGTACTGTAGTAGTAAATAAGCCAAATAATAATATGCTGGCTGCTCATTGCAGTTAGCAGTTTTAAAGCTCTGGTTGGCACTATGACATTGTAAACCAGGAGGTTTTTACAAGCTGGAAGAAACACAGGAATATACTGTTATTTGGGTTGTGACGCAAAAGAATAAACTCCTGTGTTGTGACAGGTCTTCGTTTGTGCTCGGGCACATAAGAACTAGTGACATTCTTTGCCTGCTTAGTGCCTTCCTCAAAAATTGATGATAAATGAATGGTTAGAGAATGGAGTAGTTTCATTTCAGCTCTTTCACTCTTTCCTCATACCAGCCCGAGCAGTTCTTTTGGCTGGAGGTACTACATTGTTGCTGGTTCTGATCAGCAGTAAGTTACAACCTCCCTAAGATCAAGGAGGAAGCCAGGTAGTAACTTCATCTAACACTGAGATCCAGTACTGACGATCACACCTCTCCCTGTGTGTAAACATATGATACACACTGGGGAATATTGATATCTGGCTGCTGCACAGCACTGTTTTTCCAGATGAGTTTTGAATGAGTTTCGAAACCAAACCAATGAGCCATGATCACTTAGTCCTGCTTTTTCCACCCAGAGCACACACACGCTGGCATCCCCActcaaaaaaagaggaaggaggggcTGGACAGTAAGATTCACATGCTTAAGAGatggtttctttcttctttactttCAAAGAATTACGTAGTGCATCACTAACATTCTACAGTGATTTTGGCAATTGGCACCATCAATTgttataaaagcagcaaaataaaatagattcaTCTTTTAACTAATTCTGACATTGAAAAGATTTAATGATGTAGTTAttagaaagtaagaaaaaaacgtaagggatttcttttgtttttcccttcccaggaGTTGAACCTTTCATTTCAGGACCTGGGTGATCTTTACCAGGTGGAAAACTTTAAAAGGATTCTCCAAAGACTAATTCGGGTGGAAAAACTTTGGTTGGTGGACAATTCTTTGACAGACCTAAGTGCCATAAGGTTGCCAAGGTAGACAAAATGtcctgtttctatttttatgcaATATGAtagaaatcaaaattattatttagctGAAGCAGTCTCTTGAGAACTGCCAAAATATGGTATTTTGGGGGGTATTATATTGAGAATCCATCAGTATATTGCTATTCTGAGTTCATGTCAGCCCCAAGTTGAAAATATTCAGCCAGGAGATCAGATGATGTCCCATTTATTCCTGGTGAATAATTATGAGTCTCGTCAAGTTCAGTAATACTTGTGCTGAAGGGGAACATTGTTGAACACTGAAGGATTCTATATGAAGAGATGGCGGAACATAACCCAAGCAGAGAGGCCAAGTGTGACCATGACAACTATATTTTTACAATCCATCTATTGCTACTGTGTTGTCGTATGTCTAGATATATGGAAAGTTGTAATACTGAGAACAGGAATAATGATGTATCCATTGTATAATATAAAGAAAGCTGAGAGTATAAAGTGTAGGGATCTGATCTTGCAGTCCATGGGTAGGCAAAAATAGCACAAATGTAAAACTACTGTGAAAGCAGGTCTCAAGGAATCAAATTCTTGTATCTCTCATTGGAAGCCCTAAATTGCCATGACTTCAACTACTTGAAGAGCCATCCCTGTGTTGGCTTACAGGTACGTACTATTACGGATGTGATCAGTGATGTCATACGCTTTGTACTTTACAGATGCAGAGAACTAAATGTCAATAAAAACCACTTTACATCCTTCAAACAGCTGCCAAAGATACCTCAGATTCAGCACTTATCACTTGCTGAAAATAACATTGTGACGCTAAGTGGAATATCAGACTTCAGACATACTCCACTTGAATCCCTTATACTCAAGAGGAATCCCTGTGAGTTTCAAGAAAGATACAGACAACTGTAAGTCTTACCCTCGCATAGGCAACAAAAGTTGATCAacacaaagaaatgtttgtgagAGAGTTCACAAGGAATAGGATCTCAAATACAACAAGCTCACCCGAgcaatctttttattttcccgTAGTCTCAACTACCATAAATGCTCCACGAACATGGGCTGGTGAGCCAGTATCTGACAATAGCcacaaaatattcagaaactgCCTGGGAGGCTTTCTAATCACATGACTAGCAGTTCTTGAACTGAACTAAGTCCGTGGATCAAGTTTAGAGACAGTGAGTAGTGCAGATAAATTCGATTCCCTTTTATTAATAGAACCTACCTATTAGACAAACTCTCTTCAATCTCACTGCATCCCTCATGTATTCTGAAAGGAGTCTAAATTGCATTACGTGCCAGAGATGGAATCAGAAGGATGTGTTGAAAGTTGGGAGCTAAAGCAAGAGAAAACTAAGTTACcttcatttgatttttctggatTCTCTCTCTGTGGCAGCACTGTGGAAGTTCCACTGCCTTGAACACCCCACTCAATATAGGTTTATGTTGCAGGCAGTGCAGTGTGGTGTAGACTTAACAGACCTGCCTTGGACACTGGAAATGATAATTCAAATCCGAGATAGAGAATTCAGGGGAAGAGAATTTATTCTAAGTCTTATGCATGTTTTGACACTCACCCCCCTATTCCATTCTTCCCTGGTTGCTTTGACTCCAAAACCCTGttgccatgaaaaaaattgcacacaGGTCAGAAAGGGTAACAAAGCGTGTTCCTTCTGAACTCTTCAGAAATCTGCATGGTTGCATGTTTTTCCCCACTACAAACAGAGTCATGTCAGCCGTCTACAGAAGGCATTGTTGATATTTTTGAGATAAACCTTACAGCATGTGTCTAAGAAGTCATCTCTtcctgggaggggaaaaaaaaaagaagtttaaaagaaagtgtttaATGAAAACCTTTCTGAGTTTCCACTAcagtttttccttcagtctaGTAGGTATCCCTTTGACAGTGTGATGGTGATGCTTGTGCTTTCTAAAGGCAGATAGGCAGAGATCAAAcgaaagttaaaaaataaatttcaaattatggatttcacattttatttgcatatcAAAAGGTCCAGgagaacaaaagctgaaaagcactttttaacAATTACTAATTATGTTTCTGCTCCCGATCCTACCAGTTCTTAAGGCAATTAAATATTGGTATTACTCTGGCATATACTTTCACTGCCAGTGTTGGAAGACAGAATGAATCATTTTCAAGCACAGATAAAGCCCTGAGTTATCTTCTGAGATTGAGCACTGGAGTCCGCACTCACCTCAAAAGCCACAGGAGCAAATACCATAGCATGTGGGTTAACACCCGGTACGATGCTTATGGAGGGGCTACGGCTCCATCaaattctgaagaagaaaacagcagtctTCCTGACTGAGGTTAGAGATACTGATGTGCTGTTTAAAAGGGACAGTGTATCAGGAGGTAGAGCCATTCATTTTGGTTTGGCATCATGCCCACAAAACAGGGTCTTCTTTCCTttggaagaagcagaagtgCAAAAAGGTTTGCAGAGAGCCCAGTTTCTCTGTCATGGAAGGATAAAAGTTGAGTTGCACTTCTTGCAGTCTgaatctttgcttttcagcagtctAGGAAATTCAGTCTAGGCTAACACTGTGTCCTCTCTTTTGCATTAGACAACTGGTTTGTTTCTActctattaaaaatgcatatactTGCAGTGCTTTACTGAGTCTGAGGATATAAAACTTGTGCAACAGAGTGAAACctgaaaatttttaattagCTCTTTATCAGATAAATTCTGCAACAAATGGCAAATCAAGATTTCCAACAATACAAATCTATTTTGGATATGTTTGAATCCACTATTTGTTTTTTATCAATGTCTATTTTGTTCTCAATGTTTCCCAAGATTATTTATctcaatttctgttttttcttttgtccctCTTTAAGTGTATTCTCCAGTTTGCCAAATCTGAAAATGCTGGATGGTATCCCAAAACTGCCAGAGGACTGTTCACCCCCAGACGTCAGGggttttttcaaaatgtgtacTATACTCTAGCATTGTATTTTTGTAGGACCACAGTTGTGCTAGGACCACCTCACTTAAAAGGTACAGTAAATCCTGTGTATGGAAGTTACTATTTTTTGCTGGTCAAAGAGATACTGaagcagaaatataatttttctgaatgcatttgTGATACCACAGACTTCATGTAAGTATGGAAAAATTATATGTAAATAAGACATAATGTGTATACTGAGTGTCATGAGTTtggtgtattaaaaatattaggtGACTTTCTTGTCTAGGAACTCTATGTAGACAACAACTCACAATTA from Aquila chrysaetos chrysaetos chromosome 10, bAquChr1.4, whole genome shotgun sequence harbors:
- the LOC115347121 gene encoding uncharacterized protein LOC115347121 isoform X2 is translated as MRQQDMSESSSGQTTSNQKFCKSYSSCYSILSDTHTIPLVLAQNRGIIRQSCDSGLPSPLPSDSFKYLGWCDIEEHDVRGNQLHCPRVREGPSEEELFFRGEEQTLKKRKQVTDTEKWQKKLQENWENCAELNLSFQDLGDLYQVENFKRILQRLIRVEKLWLVDNSLTDLSAIRLPRCRELNVNKNHFTSFKQLPKIPQIQHLSLAENNIVTLSGISDFRHTPLESLILKRNPCEFQERYRQLVFSSLPNLKMLDGIPKLPEDCSPPDVRGFFKMCTIL
- the LOC115347121 gene encoding uncharacterized protein LOC115347121 isoform X1 — protein: MSIHADYTNEIFKEILSLLLIHPTRMPWIPGYSQTSSSGQTTSNQKFCKSYSSCYSILSDTHTIPLVLAQNRGIIRQSCDSGLPSPLPSDSFKYLGWCDIEEHDVRGNQLHCPRVREGPSEEELFFRGEEQTLKKRKQVTDTEKWQKKLQENWENCAELNLSFQDLGDLYQVENFKRILQRLIRVEKLWLVDNSLTDLSAIRLPRCRELNVNKNHFTSFKQLPKIPQIQHLSLAENNIVTLSGISDFRHTPLESLILKRNPCEFQERYRQLVFSSLPNLKMLDGIPKLPEDCSPPDVRGFFKMCTIL